CGATGCGCGAGGCATCCTCCAGCTCCATCGGCACGTTCTCGAAATACCCGATCATGATCCAGACGATGATCGGGATGGTGATGACGAGATGGGTGATGACGAGCGCCGTGATCGTGCCGACGAGGCCGGTGATCTGGAACAGCAGGAAGAGCGGGATGAGATAGGACAAGGCCGGCGTCATCCGCGCCACCAGGATCAGCACCGCGAACTTATGCGCCTTGCCGCGCGCGATGCCGTAGCCGGCGGGCACGCCGACCAGAAGCCCGATCAGCACCGCCCCGCCGGTGACGAGGATCGAGTTCCAGAGATAGAGCCCGAAATTGTTCTGCGCGAAGACGTCGACATAGTTCTTCAGCGTCGGCGGATCGGGGATGAACACCGGCGGAAAGGCGGTGTTGTCGAGCTCGTTCTTGAGCGACAGCGAGATCATCCAGAGGAAGACCAGCACCGCCGGCGAGACCAGCACGAAGACCGAGGCCCAGAAGCCGACCTTTTTGAGCGTGCGGGTCATGGCGACCACTCCTCGCCCCGACAGGAAAGGACACCGTCATCCCGGACGCAGCGAAGCGGAGTTCCGGGATCCATCGTAATGCGCCGAGCCCTCCGATGGGTCCCGGGACAAGCCCGGGATGACGTCGCGTTCGCAATGACGCGGAGAGACGAGGCAAGGAAGCCGGAAGAGGAGCCCATCACGCGTTCCACTTCGACTTCTGCCGCGCATAGAGCAGCAGCAGCGAGAGCATGATGATGATGACGAAGAAGATCACCACGACGGCCGAGGCGTAGCCGATCTTGTAGAACTGGAAGGCCTGCAGATAGAGGAAGATGTTGAGCGTCTCCGACGCCGTTCCCGGCCCGCCCTGCGTGATCACGAAGATCGTGTCGAAGGCCTTCAGCGCATCGATGGTGCGGATCACGATCGCCACCATGATGAAGGGCCAGACCAGCGGCAGCGTGATGTGCCGGAACATGTGCCAGTCATTGGCGCCGTCGATCAGCGCGGATTCATAAGGCTCGCGCGGCAGGCCGGCTAGGCCACCGAGCACGATCAGCATGACGAGCGGTGTCCAGTGCCAGACCTCGACCATGACGAGGGTCGGGATCACCGTCGCCGGATCGTAGACCCAGCCCTGCGGCCCGATCCCGATCAGCGACAGCAGGTAGTTGAGCACGCCGAGCTGCGGGTGGAACATCATCGTCCAGACCAGCGCGACCGCGACCGGCGTCGCCATCATCGGCATCACGAAGATGGTGCGCAGCAGGCCCCGGAACGGGAATTCGCGATGGAAGACCAGCGCCGCCGCCGTGCCGAACACGATGGGCAGCACCACCGCGAGGACCGTGAAATAGACCGTATGCCCCATCGACTCGAGGAAGCGCTGGTCCTTCGCCAGCTCGGCGAAATTGCCGAGGCCGACGAATTCCACGCCGCCGCCGATCTTCCAATCCTGGCCGGACATGTAGAGCGTGAACAGCCACGGAAAGACGATCACCGCCGTGATCACCAGCACCGCCGGCAGCGAGAACAGCCAGTAGCGCGGCGTGAAATCATGCGACGCGGCAGCGGCCGGAGGCGCTGCACTGGCGAGACTTGCTGGCAGGGACGTGCTGGTCATGCGTTCGAACCGTCATGCCCGGGCCTGACCGGGCATCTCTTTGAAAAAGGCCCAATGGTCGCGAGATGGCCGGGTCGAGCCCGGCCATGACGCCTATGATCCTCACCCCTGCTCGCTCTTGGCGAGCACCGGCGCGAAGGTCTCGGTCGCCTTCTTGAGCTCGGCCGCGACATCGGCGCCACCGATCGCATTGGTCAGCGCCACGCCGAACACGTCGCGGAATTCGGTCACCGGCACGATCTGCGGCAGGCCGGCCCGCGCGATCTTGGCGGAGGACAGCAGGCAGTCGAAATACTGCTTGCCGAACTTCGACTGCTGGATCGTCTCGGTGTCGAGATAGGCCGAGGAACGGCCCGGCGCGCCGGCGCCGGCCTTGAGCATCGCGATCTGGTTCTTCTTGTTGGTCATGAACTGCAGGTAGAGCCAGGCCGCCTCCTTCTTCGAGGAGCCGCGCGAGATGCCCATGCCGTCGGCGAACATGCCGGCATAATGCGCCTTGGGCCCCGGCGGCGTCACGCCATAGCCGACCTTGCCGACGATGCGCGACTTGGTCGGATCCTCCAGCGGCGTGGCGAAGCCGATGCCGTCGAGCCACATCGCGGCGCGGCCCTGCATGAAGGTGGTCTGGCATTCGTTCCAGTTGAAGCCGACCTGCCCGGCCGGGCCGGTCTCCTTGTTGAGCTTGCGATAGAGATCGGCCGCCCAGATCGCCTCCGGCGTATCGGTGAGCAGCTTGCCCTCCGGCGAGGTCGTCTCCATGCCCTGTCCGAGCATCAGCGAGGTCCAGACCGGGACATTGGCGTTCTTCAGGCCGCGCGAGACGAAGCCGGCGATGCCCTTCGCAGGATCGTGCAGCTTCTGCGCGACGGTGAACATCTCGTCCATCGTCTTCGGGTAGGCCACGCCCTTCGCGTCGAAGAGCTCCTTGTTGTAGTAGACCATCCAGTAATCGACGAAAAACGGGATCGTATCGAGCGCCCCGTCGGCCTGCCGCGCATAGGCGACCGGGCCGGCGCCGAAATCGGCAAAGTCGAAATCGGGCGCCGTCAGCGCGGGGTTCTTGATGTAGGGATCGAGGTTCTCGAACCACTTGCCCTTCGCCGCCATGCGCTTCTGGACGTGCAGCGAGATGCCGCTGACGTCGAAGCTCGGCTTGCCCGAGGCGAACTCGATCACCGCCTTCTGGCGCTGCTGCTGCTCCGGCACCTGCTCGGCCGAGACCTTGATGCCGGTGAGTTCGGTGAACTCCTTTTCCGCCGCCTGCATCAGGTCGGAGCGCGGGTTCTTGACCAGCAGCACGTCGATCGACTGGCCGGAGAATTTCTTCCAGTCGAACGCGCCTTGCGCCTGCGCCTTCCGCAGCACCAGCGGCGAGGCGATCGCGGCGGCCGCGCCGCCCAGAAGAACGCGGCGGGTCGGTTTCAGAATGCTGTCGGTCATCGGCGTCCTCCCCAGGACAAAAGGCTGCCCTTTGCGGGCTTTCAGGTCGCGCGGAACTGGAAGGAAGCACCGCTTCCGTCTCCCGCGATCGGGGTGGACGCTAATCCGCTTTCGAGGCGGTTGCAAGCTAACATGTTGGCGTGCACATAGTGGCGCCGCGCCGGCCCTGCCCGGCCTTGAGCCCATCCGCGAGAGCCGCCGGTGAAGAGTCCGCCCCGCATCGATTCACACCAGCATTTCTGGCGGCTCGCCCGCGGCGATTATGGCTGGCTGACGCCCGCGCTCAAGCCCATCCATCGCGACTTCGAACCCGCCGACCTCGCCCCGCATCTCGCCGAACACGGCATCGCCGCGACCATCCTCGTCCAGGCCGCCCCGACCGAGGCGGAGACGCTCTTCCTGCTCGAAACCGCCGCCGCGACGCCCTTCGTCGCCGGGGTGGTGGGCTGGGCCGATTTCGAGGCACCCGACGCCCCCGCCCGCATCGCCGCGCTCGCCGCCGACCCGCTGCTGGTGGGCCTGCGGCCGATGGTGCAGGACATTCCCGATCCGAACTGGCTCGCGCGGCCGGACCTTACCCCCGCCTTCGCCGCGCTCAAGGCCCACGGCCTCGTCTTCGACGCGCTGGTGAAGCCGGCGCAGATCCCGGCGCTGCTCGCCCTGCTCGACCGCGAGACCGAGCTTCCGGTCGTGATCGATCACGGCGCCAAGCCGGACCTCACCGGCGCCGATCTCTCCGCCTGGCGTGCCGGCATCGCGGCGCTGGCCGCCCGGCCGAACACGGTCTGCAAGCTCTCCGGCCTCGTCACCGAGGCGCCGCCCGGCTGGCGCGAGGCGACGCTGGCGCCGGCCGTCGCCCAGCTCCTCGCCTGCTTCGGACCGGAGCGCCTGCTCTGGGGCAGCGACTGGCCGGTCGCGACGCTTCGCGCCTCCTACGACCAGTGGCTCGCCACGGCCGAGCGGCTCACCGCCACGCTCTCCGAACCCGAGCGCGCCGCGATCTTCGGCGGCAACGCCGCCCGCATTTATCTGACGAAGAGGGGGCGCCGCCCGGCAGCCTAGCCATTGCCAACTTCACCTCTCAGCCCTCATCCTGAGGAGCGGCCGTGAGGCCGCGTCTCGAAGGATGATCCAGCTCGCTTAGGAGCCTCCTGGAGCATCCTTCGAGACGGCGCTGACGCGCCTCCTCAGGATGAGGGCTCGCCAAGGAACCCCGCCATGCTGAAGAACCTCGATCCCGTGCTCTCCGCAGACCTGCTCTGGGTGCTCGCCGCCATGGGCCATGGCGACGACCTCGCGCTGGTCGATGCCAACCACCCGGCCGAGACGATCGCCAGTTCGACCACGAGCGGCAGGCTGATCCGCCTGCCCGGCCTGACGATGCAGCGCGCCGCGCGCGCCATCCTCTCGGTGCTGCCGATCGACGATTTCGAGCCGGAGCCGCTGAGACGCATGGAGGTGGTGGGGAATGCGGCGGCGCTGCCGGATGTGCAGCGCGCCGTGCAAGGCGAGATCGATGCGGCGCTCGGCCGCCCCGCCCAGCTGGCGGGGATCGAGCGCTTCGCCTTCTACGCGGCGGCGCGGGGCGCCTTCGCGGTGGTGCAGGTCGGCGATCCCCGACCCTATGGCTGCTTCCTGCTGCGCAAGGGCGTCATCGCCGGGGAGCCGGGCTGAGGCCCCGCCCCGGCCGCGACAGGGCGCCGCCCTCGCGCTCGGCGGCCTGCGCCTGCCGCACCCGCGCGGCGCGCGCGGCCTCGCCCTCGGGCGGCTGTGGTGGCCGCGCGGCACGCTTCGCCCTGACCGCCGGCGGCGGCACGGGTTCGGGCGGCGGTGCTGGCGGCATGGGCTCCGTCGTGGCCTGCCGGTGCTCGTCGAGACGCCGCCGCGCCTCGCGATCGGACTCCTCGGGGCTGAGCCCGGCGCTGCGCGCCTTCACCACGAGACGGAGATATTGCTTCTCGGACTCGGGCATGGCGTCGAAGAAGTCGCGCATGCAGGCACCCGGATCGGGATTTTGGCAGGCGCTGCCGCGGCGGCAGGCCTTGTGCGGGCAGAAGGACCAGACCTTGAACGCGTCGACGACCATGCGGTGCCGGCGGTCCATCTCCCTCTTGTAGTCCGCGCTCCATTGCGCCTGCTCGGGCGTCTGCCAGGGTTCCCGCTGCATGTTCCTGCTCCCGCTCGTTGCCCTTGCGATCCGCGTCACGCCCGGCCTCGCCTCACGCGTCATGTCCGGGCCTGCCTCTCGCGCCCTGACGGCTTGCGTCCCGCGTCATGCCCGGGCTTGACCCGGGCATCTCCTGACGAGGAGGCTTTGGAGCCTTGTCCGGCCCGAGATTCTCGGGTCTCCCTGCGGTCGCCCGAGAATGACGCACGTGTTTTCGCCCGCCCGCACTTGCGCGCGAGCGTTTTGAAATTCGAGGGGCAGCGGAGCGCCGCGAGGCGCGGGGGTATCGGGCCGCTTCCATTGAGCCAGGATGCGGCGCGGAAGGATTGAGCCACCTTCCGCACGCCCGTGGCGCTCCGCCTATCGGCGTTCTCATCTAGACTCCGGGCCGCGCTTCTACGGCTCTCCGGTTCCGGTCCCGCTCGCCTCGACGCCAGTTCGGCACGGAGCGCGCTGCGCTCCGCTTTGTCTCGTGCATCGGATGGTCCCGAAAAGTGGGTCGCACTTCCCGGTCCGATGCCGGCCTCGTCGCGTCTCGGGTTGCAGGACCTTTCCCTTCGAGCCTCCCAGCGAGCTCCTCGCGCAGGGGCCGTAGTACCCCCAGAGCGGTGCCCCGAAGCCTCCCGGGACTGGCTTGCAAGGCCAGCCGCAGGCGCCGCCCCCATCCCGCCACACGACATGCCTCCGGATGGCTGCCCCTC
Above is a genomic segment from Bosea sp. NBC_00550 containing:
- a CDS encoding carbohydrate ABC transporter permease codes for the protein MTRTLKKVGFWASVFVLVSPAVLVFLWMISLSLKNELDNTAFPPVFIPDPPTLKNYVDVFAQNNFGLYLWNSILVTGGAVLIGLLVGVPAGYGIARGKAHKFAVLILVARMTPALSYLIPLFLLFQITGLVGTITALVITHLVITIPIIVWIMIGYFENVPMELEDASRIDGATSWQAFRHVALPLAKPGIVVGGILAFIFSWNNFIFSVVLGGKASRTLPSAVYNSLTFEQISWGPLAAAALLVTLPVLLVTVIAQRQIVAGLSSGGLKDG
- a CDS encoding carbohydrate ABC transporter permease: MTSTSLPASLASAAPPAAAASHDFTPRYWLFSLPAVLVITAVIVFPWLFTLYMSGQDWKIGGGVEFVGLGNFAELAKDQRFLESMGHTVYFTVLAVVLPIVFGTAAALVFHREFPFRGLLRTIFVMPMMATPVAVALVWTMMFHPQLGVLNYLLSLIGIGPQGWVYDPATVIPTLVMVEVWHWTPLVMLIVLGGLAGLPREPYESALIDGANDWHMFRHITLPLVWPFIMVAIVIRTIDALKAFDTIFVITQGGPGTASETLNIFLYLQAFQFYKIGYASAVVVIFFVIIIMLSLLLLYARQKSKWNA
- a CDS encoding ABC transporter substrate-binding protein; protein product: MTDSILKPTRRVLLGGAAAAIASPLVLRKAQAQGAFDWKKFSGQSIDVLLVKNPRSDLMQAAEKEFTELTGIKVSAEQVPEQQQRQKAVIEFASGKPSFDVSGISLHVQKRMAAKGKWFENLDPYIKNPALTAPDFDFADFGAGPVAYARQADGALDTIPFFVDYWMVYYNKELFDAKGVAYPKTMDEMFTVAQKLHDPAKGIAGFVSRGLKNANVPVWTSLMLGQGMETTSPEGKLLTDTPEAIWAADLYRKLNKETGPAGQVGFNWNECQTTFMQGRAAMWLDGIGFATPLEDPTKSRIVGKVGYGVTPPGPKAHYAGMFADGMGISRGSSKKEAAWLYLQFMTNKKNQIAMLKAGAGAPGRSSAYLDTETIQQSKFGKQYFDCLLSSAKIARAGLPQIVPVTEFRDVFGVALTNAIGGADVAAELKKATETFAPVLAKSEQG
- a CDS encoding amidohydrolase family protein, with translation MKSPPRIDSHQHFWRLARGDYGWLTPALKPIHRDFEPADLAPHLAEHGIAATILVQAAPTEAETLFLLETAAATPFVAGVVGWADFEAPDAPARIAALAADPLLVGLRPMVQDIPDPNWLARPDLTPAFAALKAHGLVFDALVKPAQIPALLALLDRETELPVVIDHGAKPDLTGADLSAWRAGIAALAARPNTVCKLSGLVTEAPPGWREATLAPAVAQLLACFGPERLLWGSDWPVATLRASYDQWLATAERLTATLSEPERAAIFGGNAARIYLTKRGRRPAA
- a CDS encoding RbsD/FucU family protein is translated as MLKNLDPVLSADLLWVLAAMGHGDDLALVDANHPAETIASSTTSGRLIRLPGLTMQRAARAILSVLPIDDFEPEPLRRMEVVGNAAALPDVQRAVQGEIDAALGRPAQLAGIERFAFYAAARGAFAVVQVGDPRPYGCFLLRKGVIAGEPG